A genome region from Clostridium pasteurianum includes the following:
- the rbfA gene encoding 30S ribosome-binding factor RbfA, with translation MAKYRAGRINEEVKKAVSNIIQNDIRDPRFTSMVSVLKVDVTKDLKYAKVFVSILGDDAKKKETMEILKKSESFIRKELGYAVKLRCTPEVIIELDNSIEKGMHIDAILEKIKGNSKNDNR, from the coding sequence ATGGCAAAATATAGGGCAGGAAGAATAAATGAAGAAGTAAAAAAAGCAGTAAGTAATATTATACAAAATGATATTAGAGATCCTCGTTTTACTTCTATGGTAAGTGTATTAAAAGTAGATGTTACTAAAGATTTAAAATATGCTAAAGTCTTTGTCAGTATACTTGGTGATGATGCTAAAAAGAAAGAAACTATGGAAATACTTAAGAAAAGTGAATCTTTTATAAGAAAAGAACTTGGTTATGCTGTTAAACTTAGATGTACACCTGAAGTAATAATAGAACTTGATAATTCTATAGAAAAGGGTATGCATATTGATGCTATTTTAGAGAAAATTAAGGGGAATAGCAAAAATGATAATAGATGA